A genome region from Gadus chalcogrammus isolate NIFS_2021 chromosome 7, NIFS_Gcha_1.0, whole genome shotgun sequence includes the following:
- the LOC130385538 gene encoding four and a half LIM domains protein 1-like: MADTTRCFYCREDMGGKRFVQNEGRAVCIRCHSEFCASSCVACRKPIAVDSKELSHKGRSWHESCFRCASCYKPLAKEPFNTKDQRILCGKCNSTEDAPRCHGCYKAITAGTESVEYKGNSWHNECFTCYQCKGPIGSQSFLTKGSDVYCTPCHEKKFAKQCVACKQPITSAGITYKEEPWHSHCFVCSACSKTLAGTSFYPHEGKNFCLGCFKSSVAQKCAGCHNPITGLGKAVNVVKYDGCSWHDFCFTCKRCSIGLADKSFVPQGKDVLCADCANK; this comes from the exons ATGGCAGACACCACCCGCTGCTTCTACTGTCGCGAGGACATGGGCGGTAAGCGCTTTGTGCAGAACGAGGGCCGCGCCGTGTGCATCCGCTGCCACTCAGAGTTCTGCGCCAGCAGCTGCGTCGCGTGCCGCAAACCCATCGCAGTCGACTCaaag GAGCTCAGCCACAAGGGGCGCTCCTGGCACGAGAGCTGCTTCCGCTGCGCCTCCTGCTACAAGCCGCTCGCCAAGGAGCCCTTCAACACTAAGGACCAGCGCATCCTGTGTGGGAAGTGCAACTCCACAGAGGACGCACCCCGCTGCCACGGCTGCTACAAGGCCATCACCGCCG GCACAGAGAGCGTGGAGTACAAAGGCAACTCCTGGCACAACGAGTGCTTCACCTGCTACCAGTGTAAAGGCCCAATCGGATCGCAGAGTTTCCTCACTAAAGGAAGTGATGTGTACTGCACCCCGTGCCACGAAAAGAAGTTCGCTAAGCAGTGTGTCGCCTGCAAACAG cCCATCACCTCAGCAGGAATAACCTACAAGGAGGAGCCCTGGCACAGCCACTGCTTCGTGTGCAGCGCCTGCTCCAAGACTCTGGCCGGCACTAGCTTCTACCCGCACGAGGGGAAGAACTTCTGTCTGGGTTGCTTCAAGTCATCTGTGGCCCAGAAGTGTGCTGGCTGCCACAACCCCATCACAG GGTTGGGTAAGGCGGTGAATGTGGTGAAGTATGATGGCTGCTCCTGGCACGACTTCTGCTTCACCTGCAAGAGGTGCTCCATTGGCCTCGCCGACAAATCCTTCGTGCCCCAGGGGAAGGACGTGCTCTGTGCCGACTGTGCCAACAAGTGA